The window GGAACCTGCTCAAGTATGGTTTTAATCAATTGAAACATGGCTTCCTGCTCCAGCCTGATTTGTTTATGTACCAGCAGGATTTCGCCAAAAGATTCATATAGCTCCGGAAAACTACCTTTTGTTGCTTTATTCTTGAAATTTAAGGTATGATCGCGCGTTTTTACAGCCAATATAAAGCGTTTAATATCTGATCGGATTTCGTTAATGTAGTAATAAAGGGAAATAATGGCCCCAGCAATACAAATGAAACACCAATAATAGTAAACCAGAGTTGGGTATTACTAATGAGGTAAAACAAAAGATAACCCAGCAGGTTGATAACCAACAGGCGAAATATTAAACGAAAAGTAAAGCGTTTGTAGAACATATTTTAAGGTTAAAGGAAGAAGGTTTAAAGGTAGGGGCATAGCGAAAACTACCTTCTGCCATTTTACCCTCCACCTCCAATTAAATTCCAAATTTCTCAATTCTCCGGTACAATGCGGCACGGGTTAGGCCCAGCTCGGCTGCTGCCTTTGATATATTGCCCTTGTGCTTGTCAATTGCTTTTTGCACCATCATTTTCTCCATATCTTCTAAAGCCATTTCATCAGGCAAGGCAGTATTCTGCGCAAATCGCTGCGGACTTAACTGTAAATCCGCTTCAGAAATGTCGGTTCCATCACTCATAATTACCGCCCGTTCTAAAACATGCTGCAGCTCACGCACATTGCCTGGCCATTTGTAATTTAGGAGTACTTCTTGTGCCTTAGCACTTAAATTACGGATTTCTTTGTGGTATTTAGAACTAAAAACCTGCATAAAATGATTGGCCAGGAGCAAAATATCTCCGCCGCGTTTGCGTAAAGGCGGCAGCAATAACTCAACAGTATTAATCCTGAATAATAAATCCTGCCTGAAGGTATTTTTGGCCACCATCTCATCAAGGGGCATATTGGTTGCTGTAATTAACCGCACATTTACCTTACGCTCTTTACTCTCGCCTAAGCGGGTAACGGTTCTGTTTTGCAAAACACTCAATAACTTGGCCTGAAGCGGTAGGGTTAAATTGCCAATCTCATCTAAAAAAATGGTACCTCCATCTGCCAGTTCAAAGCGGCCGGGTTTATCTTCCCGTGCATCGGTAAAGGCTCCTTTGGCGTAACCAAAAAGCTCACTTTCAAATAAATTTTCATTTAACGAGCCCAGGTCAACATGCATAAATACCTGATTTTTCCGTTGCGAGTTTCCATGTATTTCGTAAGCAAAAACCTGTTTTCCGGTACCATTTTCGCCTAAAATAAGCACATTGGCATCCGTAGGAGCAACTTTTATTAAGGTGTTTTGTAAATGTTTTATTCCTTCGGCCTGACCTACAATGTTATCAAAACCACGGGTCATATCTTTTTGCAGAGAAGAATGTATTTTTTCGAGTTTCTTAACCTTCCGGGTCGATTCGCGGAGTTTAGATGCGGCTGAGATCGTGGCAAAAAGCTTTTCATTTTCCCAGGGCTTCAAGATAAAATCGGTAGCCCCGTTTTTAATTGCTTTTACGGCAAGTTCAACGTTGCCAAAAGCCGTCATTAAAATGACCACATAGTCCTTATCGATCGATAAAATATGTTCGAGCCAGTACAGCCCCTCGCGACCATCGCTTGCACCTTTTTGATAGTTCATATCTAAAAGGATAATGTCGACTTCGT is drawn from Pedobacter sp. HDW13 and contains these coding sequences:
- a CDS encoding sigma-54 dependent transcriptional regulator — encoded protein: MLDATVLIIDDDDDILLSARLFLKQQVKQVITCKSPKEINVLLSKNEVDIILLDMNYQKGASDGREGLYWLEHILSIDKDYVVILMTAFGNVELAVKAIKNGATDFILKPWENEKLFATISAASKLRESTRKVKKLEKIHSSLQKDMTRGFDNIVGQAEGIKHLQNTLIKVAPTDANVLILGENGTGKQVFAYEIHGNSQRKNQVFMHVDLGSLNENLFESELFGYAKGAFTDAREDKPGRFELADGGTIFLDEIGNLTLPLQAKLLSVLQNRTVTRLGESKERKVNVRLITATNMPLDEMVAKNTFRQDLLFRINTVELLLPPLRKRGGDILLLANHFMQVFSSKYHKEIRNLSAKAQEVLLNYKWPGNVRELQHVLERAVIMSDGTDISEADLQLSPQRFAQNTALPDEMALEDMEKMMVQKAIDKHKGNISKAAAELGLTRAALYRRIEKFGI